In Ptychodera flava strain L36383 chromosome 17, AS_Pfla_20210202, whole genome shotgun sequence, one genomic interval encodes:
- the LOC139115368 gene encoding 17-beta-hydroxysteroid dehydrogenase type 6-like isoform X2, translated as MFCSVCLIVGAIIAFKVYDWWRRLPTIEGIPSKYVLITGCDRGFGNQLAKRLDQKGFNVIAACLTEKGEDGIRSASSERLKTIRMDVTSDESITSAYNEVKRILPEGKGLWGLVNNAGILGKVAMPDWLSRDDYRPDFEINTLGLIQVTTTFVPLLKKAKGRIVNMSSIAGRFTFPTSIPYSISKYGVESFSDGARQWLRPFGVSVHMLEPGFFRTDLFETETMERRLNDMWNNLSPEIRDEYGEDWYRKFSETTLKTTREKTSTKTYRVVDCMEHALTSVHPRPRYTVGFDAKLLFIPLSLLPAEIHDFILQLLSKAVPPKGASR; from the exons ATGTTCTGTTCAGTCTGTCTGATTGTGGGCGCCATAATCGCCTTTAAAGTATACGACTGGTGGCGCAGACTGCCTACCATCGAAGGTATTCCGTCAAAGTATGTCCTTATCACTGGCTGCGACAGAGGTTTTGGCAACCAACTGGCCAAAAGGCTCGACCAGAAAGGCTTCAACGTCATCGCGGCGTGCCTCACGGAAAAGGGCGAAGACGGCATTCGATCAGCATCGTCAGAACGACTCAAGACCATTCGAATGGACGTTACTAGTGATGAGAGTATCACTTCAGCATACAACGAGGTGAAGAGGATTCTGCCCGAAGGAAAGG gtCTATGGGGACTCGTTAACAATGCAGGCATCCTAGGAAAAGTTGCTATGCCAGATTGGCTATCACGTGACGATTACCGACCGGACTTCGAAATCAATACGCTCGGACTTATCCAGGTCACCACGACCTTTGTCCCCCTGCTCAAGAAGGCCAAAGGTCGAATAGTGAATATGTCTAGCATTGCTGGCCGATTTACCTTCCCCACGTCCATACCATATTCAATTTCAAAGTATGGAGTCGAGAGTTTTTCTGACGGCGCCAG GCAATGGTTACGACCATTCGGAGTTTCCGTTCACATGTTAGAGCCGGGCTTCTTCAGGACTGATCTATTCGAGACCGAAACCATGGAGCGACGCCTCAACGACATGTGGAACAACTTATCTCCGGAGATCCGAGACGAGTACGGCGAAGATTGGTATCGGAAAT TTTCAGAGACAACATTGAAAACGACGAGGGAGAAAACAAGCACGAAAACGTACCGAGTCGTCGACTGCATGGAGCACGCCCTCACATCAGTTCACCCACGACCTCGTTACACCGTTGGCTTTGATGCAAAGCTGCTATTCATTCCGTTGTCACTGCTTCCGGCGGAAATTCACGATTTCATTCTGCAACTTTTGTCAAAGGCGGTTCCGCCTAAGGGTGCATCTCGTTAA
- the LOC139115370 gene encoding macrophage mannose receptor 1-like — protein MGWLQISIIFAAFFNTGTDSLTIFTPYEAFIGPKSYDDAKASCEARGMTLAKDTTESSHSALLAVVRARGIGKGDVWINGILDSDDRWITDDGTALSSDGLWATGKPDGSGRCLQLRASMEHQWDDDLCEVTKAYVCEPAAYGDSSYVVFSEPKGQREAQASCEALGMTLARDTSVGSHYSIVTTLKVYGLEGTDVWIDGLRDSDGAWITNDDAELPSYHSWADGEPNGSGRCLQLWSAKGHQWDDTSCYFSKAYICEPAAPFMAFRELKTYSDAEASCDSNGMTLARDTSESIHSAILAVIRNNGLDITDVWVNGQQDSNNRWITSDGVELTSYHPWATGEPNESGRCIQLWANKGHLWDDTPCSAKQPYICEIEGVKSPTKTYSPSPQRTDAPSLPPSHRVPTLPRTDAPEPSLPPQPSPTARVTTPLGTNSGCELPLGLHNVAEGKPTAQSSDKPKKDSGSDNAVDGNFNTDASKRSCSWTNKEFQPWWRVDLGSTYNIYEVVITNRADCCQFRIKEAEIRVGNSENFEDNPTCGQRISNIQARENPIHVRCGCETPMSGQFVSVQLINVKQMLTMCEVEVMAL, from the exons ATGGGCTGGCTAcaaatttcaatcattttcGCCGCTTTCTTCAATACCGGGACAG ATTCTCTGACTATATTCACCCCATATGAGGCGTTCATCGGGCCCAAGAGTTACGATGATGCCAAAGCGTCGTGTGAAGCCAGAGGGATGACCCTAGCCAAAGACACAACCGAGTCGAGCCACTCTGCCTTACTTGCTGTCGTTAGGGCTAGAGGTATAGGGAAAGGAGATGTCTGGATTAACGGCATCCTGGATTCAGACGACAGGTGGATCACTGATGATGGAACTGCGCTGAGCAGTGACGGTTTATGGGCAACTGGAAAACCTGATGGTAGTGGGCGTTGTTTGCAGTTGCG GGCTTCTATGGAACATCAATGGGATGATGACCTCTGCGAAGTAACCAAAGCTTATGTTTGCGAACCTGCAG CATATGGAGACTCATCGTATGTAGTGTTCAGTGAACCGAAGGGTCAGCGTGAAGCACAGGCGTCCTGCGAAGCACTAGGCATGACCCTAGCCAGAGATACAAGTGTTGGTTCCCACTATTCAATAGTAACAACCCTTAAGGTGTATGGTTTGGAAGGAACAGACGTCTGGATAGACGGTCTTCGAGATTCTGACGGTGCATGGATCACTAATGACGACGCCGAGCTACCAAGTTACCATTCGTGGGCAGATGGGGAACCTAATGGTAGCGGTCGCTGTTTGCAGCTTTG GTCTGCTAAGGGTCATCAATGGGACGATACTTCATGCTATTTCTCCAAAGCATACATATGTGAACCCGCAG CCCCGTTTATGGCGTTCAGAGAGCTGAAGACTTACAGCGATGCCGAGGCGTCTTGCGACTCAAACGGCATGACTCTAGCCAGAGACACAAGCGAGAGCATTCATTCAGCCATACTTGCAGTGATTAGAAACAACGGTTTGGATATCACAGACGTCTGGGTTAATGGTCAACAAGACTCTAATAATAGGTGGATCACCAGTGACGGTGTTGAGTTAACCTCATATCATCCTTGGGCGACTGGAGAGCCGAATGAAAGCGGCCGTTGCATACAGCTTTG GGCAAATAAAGGCCACTTATGGGATGATACCCCATGTAGTGCGAAACAACCatatatttgtgaaattgaaG GAGTGAAGTCACCGACCAAAACATACTCACCATCTCCTCAACGCACGGATGCACCATCACTGCCTCCATCTCATCGCGTCCCAACACTGCCACGAACAGATGCCCCGGAACCGTCGCTACCACCACAACCATCTCCAACGGCACGCGTAACGACGCCCCTTGGAACTAATTCTG GGTGTGAATTACCCCTTGGACTTCACAACGTGGCTGAGGGCAAACCAACCGCTCAGAGTTCAGACAAACCGAAGAAAGACTCAGGGTCGGACAACGCAGTGGACGGGAACTTCAATACCGATGCTAGTAAGCGTTCATGCTCATGGACTAACAAAGAATTTCAACCGTGGTGGAGAGTGGATCTCGGAAGTACCTACAATATCTATGAAGTCGTCATAACTAACAGAGCAGACTGCTGTC AATTCCGTATTAAAGAAGCCGAGATTCGCGTCGGCAATAGCGAAAATTTCGAAGATAATCCTACTTGCGGACAGAGGATATCCAATATACAGGCACGAGAAAACCCAATTCACGTGAGATGTGGTTGCGAGACTCCGATGAGCGGACAGTTCGTCAGTGTTCAACTCATCAACGTTAAACAGATGCTTACGATGTGTGAGGTAGAAGTCATGGCCCTTTAG